In Caretta caretta isolate rCarCar2 chromosome 4, rCarCar1.hap1, whole genome shotgun sequence, one genomic interval encodes:
- the LOC125636080 gene encoding uncharacterized protein LOC125636080, with amino-acid sequence MQSSSAQVTMMESQNRKRAPAWTEREVRDLIAVWGEESVLSELRSSFRNAKTFLKISQGMKDRGHNRDPKECRVKLKELRQAYQKTREANSRSGSEPQTCRFYDELHAILGGSATTTPAVLFDSFNGDGGNTEVGFGDEEDDEEEVVDSSQQASGETGFPDSQELFLTLDLEPVPPEPTQGCLLDSAGGEGTSAACVSMITGSSPSQRLVKLRKKKKRTRDEMFSELMLSSHTDRAQTNAWRQIMSECRKAQNDREERWRAEESKWRAEDRAEAQRWRQRDERRQDSMLRLLQDQTSMLQCMAELQQRQLEHRLPLQPLCNQPPSSPSSIASTARRPRTRWGGLRPTSHSTTEDCPKKRRLSFNKF; translated from the exons atgcagagctcatcagcacaggtgaccatgatggagtcccagaatcgcaaaagagctccagcatggaccgaacgggaggtacgggatctgatcgctgtttggggagaggaatctgtgctatcagaactccgttccagttttcgaaatgccaaaacctttctgaaaatctcccagggcatgaaggacagaggccataacagggacccgaaggagtgccgcgtgaaactgaaggagctgaggcaagcctaccagaaaaccagagaggcgaacagccgctctgggtcagagccccaaacatgccgcttctatgatgagctgcatgccattttagggggttcagccaccactaccccagccgtgttgtttgactccttcaatggagatggaggcaacacggaagtaggttttggggacgaagaagatgatgaggaggaggttgtagatagctcacagcaagcaagcggagaaaccggttttcccgacagccaggaactgtttctcaccctagacctggagccagtaccccccgaacccacccaaggctgcctcctggactcagcaggtggagaagggacctctg ctgcatgtgtttcaatgatcacaggatcttctccttcccagaggctagtgaagcttagaaagaaaaaaaaacgcactcgcgatgaaatgttctccgagctcatgctgtcctcccacactgacagagcacagacgaatgcgtggaggcaaataatgtcagagtgcaggaaagcacaaaatgaccgggaggagaggtggagggctgaagagagtaagtggcgggctgaagacagggctgaagctcaaaggtggcggcagcgtgatgagaggaggcaggattcaatgctgaggctgctgcaggaccaaaccagtatgctccagtgtatggctgagctgcagcaaaggcagctggagcacagactgccactgcagcccctctgtaaccaaccgccctcctccccaagttccatagcctccacagccagacgcccaagaacgcggtgggggggcctccggccaaccagccactccaccacagaggattgcccaaaaaaaagaaggctgtcattcaataaattttaa